The Paenibacillus sp. RUD330 genome has a segment encoding these proteins:
- the crtI gene encoding phytoene desaturase family protein, whose product MRIAVIGAGVGGLVSALLLRRQGHDIDIYEKEAVPGGRLAYEADESGLYRIDRGPTIVLLPELLREILAEAGVPDDAVRLLRCDPLYDFYYPDGTRWTKWQDRGQQEANLERTYSGGGADFRRYMEDMEELFEYGFDAFLSRSFPGIRSFLTPANLKFLLRSRAYRAIDPWAGSYFRSRRIREAYSLQSLYIGGSPQEAPALYGLIPYSEHKHGIWYLKGGYAGLAPVLEQACAEQGIPIRCSAPVDKVVVSAGRCTGIRTGGEELNYDAVVFNGDYPALAGLLEGWRGKPRRFRPSSGCLLIYAGTARRWDHAGVHQFFLGERHGDHMKDLFRRGRLSEEPSFYMFNPAAVDPDAAPEGHSALYFLVPVPADEALDWDGAGEELAGRVLERAERLLLPGLRESIRWRRIRTPRDAARDGLYRGGSFGIAPVLTQSGSFRPQVKPLPVEGLYAVGASVHPGGGIPIVMQGARLLAQQIAKELEPC is encoded by the coding sequence ATGAGGATTGCCGTCATCGGCGCCGGTGTCGGCGGGCTGGTCTCGGCGCTGCTGCTGCGCCGGCAGGGACACGACATCGACATCTACGAGAAGGAGGCGGTGCCGGGAGGACGGCTGGCCTACGAAGCCGACGAGTCGGGCCTGTACCGGATCGACCGGGGGCCGACGATCGTCCTGCTGCCTGAGCTGCTGAGGGAGATTCTCGCCGAAGCCGGAGTGCCGGACGATGCCGTTCGGCTGCTTCGCTGCGATCCGCTGTACGATTTCTACTACCCGGACGGAACCCGCTGGACCAAGTGGCAGGACAGGGGCCAGCAGGAGGCCAATCTGGAGAGAACGTATTCCGGCGGAGGGGCTGACTTCCGGCGGTACATGGAGGATATGGAGGAGCTGTTCGAATACGGCTTCGATGCGTTCCTATCCCGTTCCTTCCCCGGCATCCGTTCCTTCCTGACGCCTGCCAACCTGAAATTCCTGCTCCGCTCGCGAGCCTACCGGGCTATCGATCCCTGGGCCGGCTCCTACTTCCGCAGCCGCCGGATCCGCGAGGCGTACTCCCTGCAGTCGCTGTACATAGGAGGATCGCCTCAGGAGGCCCCGGCCCTGTACGGCTTGATTCCTTACAGCGAGCACAAGCACGGCATCTGGTACCTGAAAGGCGGATATGCCGGCTTGGCGCCAGTGCTTGAGCAGGCCTGCGCCGAACAGGGCATTCCCATCCGTTGCTCGGCTCCGGTGGACAAGGTTGTCGTGTCGGCCGGACGCTGCACGGGCATCCGGACCGGCGGGGAGGAGCTCAACTACGATGCGGTCGTGTTCAATGGAGACTATCCGGCGCTGGCCGGGCTGCTGGAGGGATGGCGCGGCAAGCCGCGCCGCTTCCGCCCTTCCTCCGGCTGCCTGCTCATCTATGCCGGGACGGCGAGGCGATGGGATCATGCCGGCGTCCATCAGTTCTTCCTGGGCGAGCGCCACGGAGACCATATGAAGGATCTGTTCCGCCGCGGACGCCTGTCCGAGGAGCCCTCCTTCTACATGTTCAACCCTGCTGCCGTCGACCCGGATGCCGCTCCCGAGGGACATAGCGCGCTCTACTTCCTCGTCCCCGTGCCGGCCGACGAGGCTCTGGATTGGGACGGTGCCGGCGAGGAGCTGGCCGGGCGCGTGCTGGAGCGGGCCGAGAGGCTGCTGCTCCCCGGCTTGCGGGAAAGCATACGCTGGCGCCGCATCCGGACGCCGCGCGATGCGGCCCGCGACGGCCTTTACCGGGGAGGCAGCTTCGGCATCGCCCCGGTGCTGACTCAATCCGGCAGCTTCCGTCCTCAGGTCAAGCCGCTTCCGGTTGAGGGGCTGTACGCGGTCGGAGCTTCGGTCCATCCCGGCGGCGGCATTCCGATCGTCATGCAAGGCGCGCGCCTGCTCGCCCAACAAATCGCAAAGGAGCTGGAACCATGTTGA
- the crtI gene encoding phytoene desaturase family protein, with protein sequence MVVGKRAVIIGAGPGGLAAAMLLAAQGVDVTVVEKQPYVGGRTSGLRLGAYSFDRGPTFLMMLPVMEELFQRSGRRLQDYVELRRVDPLYTLKFGEKEFSPGGSHGDTAAHVEELFPGNGASYLRFMERERKKLAALLPLLRQPFSRRSDYLSGRMLRALPKMDVLDTVHSRLSKYFTDERLRWAFSFQSKYLGMSPWECPGAFTMLSFLEHEYGLYHPVGGLHRLCEAMAQVAREHGGVIRTGIGAERVLLHAGRAAGVLLEDGTAVEADDVVIGADYGHAVSTLFGPGELRRHAPAKLEKKKLSLSTFMLYLGIGAPLQLPHHKIVFAEDYRLNVDDMTKRLRLSENPSVYIHNPSRLDPTLAPEGKSAVYLLMPVPNNRSGIDWEREAPGIRRRMLDVLARESGLAEIDSLIEEERMHTPADWESGSFVYRGATFNLAHSLDQMMYMRPHNKFQDAEHCFLVGGGTHPGSGLPTIVQSAMISAELLLGQYERQARTAAPAPLQARRAGR encoded by the coding sequence ATGGTTGTGGGGAAAAGGGCTGTCATAATCGGCGCCGGACCGGGCGGGCTGGCGGCAGCGATGCTGCTGGCCGCCCAGGGTGTGGACGTGACTGTCGTGGAGAAGCAGCCGTATGTGGGAGGGAGAACCTCGGGCCTGCGCCTGGGAGCATACAGCTTCGACCGCGGGCCGACGTTCCTCATGATGCTTCCCGTCATGGAGGAGCTGTTCCAGCGCAGCGGGCGCAGGCTGCAGGATTATGTGGAGCTGAGGCGCGTCGACCCGCTGTACACATTGAAGTTCGGAGAGAAGGAGTTTTCTCCCGGCGGCAGCCACGGGGACACTGCGGCCCATGTCGAGGAGCTGTTCCCGGGCAATGGGGCGAGCTACCTCCGGTTCATGGAGCGCGAGCGCAAAAAGCTAGCCGCCCTCCTGCCGCTGCTGCGGCAGCCCTTCTCGCGGCGGTCCGACTATCTGTCGGGACGGATGCTGCGCGCGCTCCCGAAAATGGATGTCCTGGACACCGTCCACAGCCGGTTGTCCAAGTATTTTACGGATGAGCGGCTGCGCTGGGCGTTCTCTTTCCAGTCCAAATACCTCGGCATGTCGCCTTGGGAATGTCCCGGGGCCTTCACGATGCTGAGCTTCCTGGAGCATGAATACGGACTCTACCATCCTGTCGGAGGCTTGCACCGGCTCTGCGAGGCGATGGCGCAGGTGGCGCGCGAGCATGGAGGCGTCATCCGCACCGGAATCGGGGCGGAGCGGGTCCTGCTGCACGCCGGCCGCGCCGCGGGCGTCCTTCTGGAGGACGGTACGGCCGTCGAAGCGGACGATGTCGTCATCGGAGCCGATTACGGACATGCCGTCAGCACGCTGTTCGGGCCGGGTGAGCTTCGCCGTCATGCGCCGGCCAAGCTGGAGAAGAAGAAGCTGAGCCTCTCCACATTCATGCTGTATCTGGGCATCGGGGCTCCGCTGCAGCTTCCCCACCACAAGATCGTGTTCGCCGAAGATTACCGCCTCAATGTGGATGACATGACCAAGCGGCTCCGGCTGTCCGAGAACCCGTCCGTCTACATCCACAATCCGTCGCGGCTGGATCCGACCTTGGCTCCGGAAGGCAAATCGGCCGTGTATCTGCTGATGCCGGTGCCCAACAACCGGTCGGGCATCGATTGGGAGCGGGAAGCTCCCGGCATCCGCAGAAGGATGCTGGACGTACTCGCCCGGGAGAGCGGCCTGGCGGAGATCGACAGCCTGATCGAGGAGGAACGGATGCATACGCCTGCGGACTGGGAGAGCGGGTCGTTCGTCTACCGGGGAGCGACCTTCAATCTCGCCCACAGCCTGGATCAGATGATGTATATGCGGCCGCATAACAAGTTCCAGGATGCGGAGCATTGCTTCCTCGTCGGCGGCGGCACCCATCCCGGCAGCGGATTGCCGACGATCGTGCAGTCGGCGATGATCAGCGCGGAGCTGCTGCTGGGGCAGTACGAACGGCAGGCGCGGACGGCTGCTCCTGCGCCGCTGCAGGCGAGGAGGGCGGGGCGATGA